From Bacteroidales bacterium, one genomic window encodes:
- a CDS encoding SGNH/GDSL hydrolase family protein, whose protein sequence is MTTLHEFLLAPDGKIIQENKKSSSIIARDKSCSDVKLGANNPIKKRRILFIGNSLTCGYGTESLSGKEDFFAATENCNKAFGCILSRYFHADYTLIAHSGRGVVRNWGDPKKVSVGNMRDKMFNIFDEPGHAKIAAEMLANSGNNSGSKGNLGDVADNKYDYASDSQKPDVAVINLGTNDFGTEPYPDKKDFIEAYSQIVAAVRKMYGNIPIICIAPRVQGPCFDYVAEFVEGSSNNLHLAAIFQDYCNNTTDLGASEHPNYEGQKKMAMLIAPYISTVTGWAVGGAFK, encoded by the coding sequence ATGACTACTCTTCATGAATTCCTTTTAGCTCCCGACGGCAAAATTATCCAAGAAAATAAAAAATCGTCAAGCATTATTGCAAGGGATAAATCTTGTTCCGATGTAAAACTTGGTGCCAATAATCCTATCAAGAAACGCCGCATTTTATTTATTGGCAACTCGCTGACTTGCGGATATGGCACTGAATCTCTCTCCGGCAAAGAAGATTTCTTTGCGGCAACAGAAAATTGCAACAAGGCATTTGGCTGTATATTAAGCCGTTACTTTCATGCTGATTACACTTTAATTGCACATTCCGGTAGGGGAGTCGTACGCAACTGGGGAGACCCAAAGAAAGTATCTGTCGGGAATATGAGAGATAAAATGTTTAATATTTTTGATGAGCCGGGACATGCAAAAATTGCTGCCGAAATGCTAGCCAATAGCGGAAATAATTCAGGCAGCAAAGGCAATCTTGGGGATGTGGCTGATAATAAATATGATTATGCCTCTGACTCTCAAAAGCCTGATGTTGCGGTGATTAACCTGGGTACTAATGATTTTGGCACGGAGCCTTATCCAGATAAAAAAGATTTTATAGAGGCTTATTCGCAGATAGTTGCTGCGGTGCGTAAAATGTATGGTAATATTCCAATTATATGCATTGCTCCGCGCGTGCAAGGCCCTTGTTTTGACTATGTTGCGGAGTTTGTTGAGGGCAGTTCAAACAACTTGCACCTGGCTGCAATTTTTCAAGATTACTGTAATAATACAACTGACCTTGGAGCGTCTGAACATCCTAATTATGAGGGACAAAAGAAGATGGCAATGCTGATAGCTCCGTACATTTCTACAGTTACCGGCTGGGCTGTGGGGGGCGCATTTAAGTAG
- a CDS encoding family 10 glycosylhydrolase gives MYWNYNAMLNPADPQVQDYELSIIKEFVGKYKALDGIIFDRVRYDDITSDFSSLSREKFEKYIGHAVKNWPQDVFSWNPSAAADSVKAYVSIGNVGNGAVGGRVDVASRVRMIMSRGRADSLYNADKQNIVPGQLYGKWLEWRAHVIKEFLSRARKEVKEINPDLKVGVYTGAWYDSYYNVGVNWASEHYDLSAQMVKLPATTIAPARVIRKYPWATAKYGKQGYAELLDVYMSGFYYENISAGNIGAVKDVLRGAVPLTGSICVSVYRGNVNGFVSNMHVLLGSGASSASSASSASSASSANSASVANSASVANSASVANSVSGASDVVTGGGCDGGVMIFDMSHIVHYGWWGPLKNALSSR, from the coding sequence ATGTATTGGAATTACAATGCCATGCTGAATCCTGCGGACCCGCAAGTGCAAGATTATGAGTTGTCTATCATTAAGGAGTTTGTTGGCAAGTATAAAGCTCTTGACGGAATTATCTTTGATAGAGTGCGTTATGATGATATAACTTCTGATTTTAGTAGTCTTTCCAGGGAAAAGTTTGAGAAATATATTGGACATGCCGTTAAAAATTGGCCGCAAGATGTTTTCAGCTGGAATCCAAGTGCGGCAGCTGACAGTGTAAAGGCTTATGTGTCAATTGGTAATGTTGGCAATGGCGCTGTTGGCGGAAGAGTGGATGTTGCCAGCCGTGTAAGAATGATTATGTCCCGCGGTCGTGCGGATTCTCTTTATAACGCTGATAAGCAGAATATTGTGCCGGGGCAGCTTTATGGCAAATGGCTGGAATGGAGAGCACATGTAATCAAAGAATTCCTGTCGCGAGCTAGAAAAGAAGTGAAGGAAATTAATCCGGATTTAAAAGTTGGAGTTTATACAGGTGCCTGGTATGACAGCTATTATAACGTTGGAGTTAATTGGGCATCAGAGCATTATGACTTGTCTGCCCAAATGGTAAAATTGCCTGCAACTACAATTGCTCCTGCAAGAGTAATTAGAAAATATCCTTGGGCTACAGCTAAATATGGCAAGCAGGGGTATGCGGAATTGCTGGATGTTTATATGAGCGGTTTCTATTATGAAAACATTTCCGCCGGAAACATCGGAGCCGTAAAAGATGTGTTGCGAGGTGCTGTGCCGTTGACAGGAAGTATCTGTGTATCAGTTTATCGCGGCAACGTTAATGGATTTGTAAGTAACATGCATGTGCTGTTGGGCAGTGGCGCAAGTAGTGCAAGTAGTGCGAGTAGTGCGAGTAGTGCAAGTAGTGCAAATAGTGCAAGTGTTGCAAATAGTGCAAGTGTTGCAAATAGTGCAAGTGTTGCAAATAGTGTAAGTGGGGCGAGTGATGTAGTTACCGGCGGCGGTTGTGACGGAGGCGTGATGATTTTTGATATGAGTCATATTGTGCATTATGGCTGGTGGGGACCTCTTAAAAATGCATTGAGCAGTAGATAA
- a CDS encoding family 10 glycosylhydrolase has product MKSRTFLILLLFFAMPLNAQQTRHIYMWMDIEANYSRLSDADSVRYYIDKMKVAGVTDMVLDVKSIMGTVAYQSKIAPYMGEWMGVRRAPDYDLVQLVIDEGHKSGMGVFASMNIFAGGHNYYRSGILFAGESNRKISNGALSAEGGLSAVNISSWQSQVYWRNEIFPILRCIGITMPC; this is encoded by the coding sequence ATGAAAAGTAGAACTTTTCTGATATTGCTTTTGTTTTTTGCTATGCCATTGAATGCACAGCAGACCAGACACATATACATGTGGATGGATATTGAAGCAAATTATTCCCGTCTCTCAGATGCTGATTCTGTCCGCTATTACATTGATAAAATGAAAGTTGCGGGCGTTACAGATATGGTGCTGGATGTTAAGTCAATCATGGGAACGGTTGCTTATCAGAGTAAAATTGCTCCGTATATGGGTGAATGGATGGGCGTTAGGAGAGCTCCTGATTATGATCTTGTGCAACTTGTTATTGATGAGGGACATAAATCCGGGATGGGAGTTTTTGCCTCTATGAATATTTTTGCGGGAGGTCACAATTATTATCGCAGCGGAATTCTGTTTGCCGGTGAGAGTAATCGCAAAATCAGTAATGGAGCTTTGAGCGCTGAGGGAGGCTTAAGCGCTGTTAATATAAGCTCTTGGCAATCACAGGTTTACTGGCGCAATGAGATTTTTCCCATACTCAGATGTATTGGAATTACAATGCCATGCTGA
- a CDS encoding phosphodiester glycosidase family protein, translating to MGRNFRAVILFTMAALLASCGGGSGGSGTFTYPSGGGSSSGGGTGSGTTTNYPTGLSVSQFTENFSDGTKCVGWVAIADTKANTKLHFAAYQPSAASTPSGIFTQFKSSGAGTPYVVTNGGYFYNGASLSLLIHDGIVKSIAAQADYNCTDQKGKSIVTYPVRGAFGLTYSGSFEAQWVYCVADQANKPYAFPSTMGNDEQTKTYLSSPVTSKSVGAVQWSPAEAIGGGPVLVKNSLNVAVASYWGELLDAGGTAGLSRQPRTAIGATSDGKVIVIVCDGRNQNGSIGLTLNELAAKFISLGAVCAVNLDGGGSSEIVGKDGKALNSPSDGTERNVPTAVVLYEK from the coding sequence ATGGGAAGGAATTTTAGAGCAGTGATTTTATTCACGATGGCGGCGTTGCTGGCGTCTTGCGGCGGTGGCAGCGGAGGAAGCGGTACGTTTACTTATCCTTCAGGAGGTGGGAGCAGTTCCGGCGGCGGTACTGGCAGCGGGACTACTACGAATTATCCTACAGGATTGAGTGTCAGCCAGTTTACAGAGAACTTTTCAGACGGGACTAAGTGTGTGGGATGGGTTGCTATTGCGGATACTAAAGCAAATACAAAGCTGCATTTTGCTGCATATCAGCCATCTGCGGCATCAACTCCATCCGGAATTTTTACACAGTTCAAGTCTTCGGGTGCCGGGACTCCTTACGTTGTGACCAACGGCGGATACTTTTATAACGGAGCTTCTTTGAGCTTGCTGATTCATGATGGAATTGTGAAAAGCATTGCAGCTCAGGCAGATTACAACTGCACAGACCAAAAAGGAAAATCTATCGTGACCTATCCTGTGCGTGGTGCTTTTGGCCTTACATACTCCGGGAGCTTTGAGGCTCAGTGGGTTTACTGCGTTGCTGACCAGGCGAACAAGCCTTATGCGTTTCCTTCAACTATGGGGAATGATGAGCAAACAAAAACATATTTGAGTTCTCCCGTTACTTCAAAATCTGTCGGAGCGGTGCAATGGTCTCCTGCTGAGGCAATTGGAGGCGGTCCTGTTTTGGTAAAAAACAGCTTGAATGTTGCGGTTGCCTCATATTGGGGTGAACTTTTGGATGCAGGCGGAACCGCAGGTTTATCCCGACAGCCTCGTACTGCAATTGGCGCAACCTCTGATGGTAAGGTGATTGTGATAGTTTGCGATGGCCGCAATCAGAATGGAAGCATAGGGCTTACATTGAATGAGCTTGCTGCAAAATTTATTTCATTGGGTGCGGTATGTGCTGTGAATCTGGATGGTGGGGGCTCTTCTGAAATTGTGGGCAAGGATGGGAAGGCGCTGAATTCTCCGTCTGACGGAACAGAGCGTAACGTGCCAACTGCTGTTGTTCTATATGAAAAGTAG
- a CDS encoding ROK family transcriptional regulator, with amino-acid sequence MTETFLRQAEEGNKNALLKRQIIGLYITGGDFSITDLSKELNLSVPTTTKLIGELINEGFVHDYGKQGRSGGRRPNIYGLNPYAGYFVGVDITQDSVNLGIINFKGQMVFYKGAVHFKIDNTIQSLDRLCTVVKNFISESKIVKKKILSIGVNLSGRVNSETGYCYNYYFEERPLSVLLEERMGYPVHLENDTRAMTYGEYMCGVASNEKTMLFINASWGLGVGIIIDGKLYYGKSGFSGEFGHFPMLDNDVLCRCGKSGCLETGASGSALHRLFLEALKQKKISLLSDKYAKGEDISQEDILRALRHEDILAIEIMEQIGNTLGRAVAGLINLFNPELIVVGGTLSVAKDYLMLPLKSAINKYSLSLVNKDTTIKTSKLGDKAGVTGACFLVRSKTLGLL; translated from the coding sequence ATGACAGAAACTTTTTTACGCCAGGCTGAAGAGGGAAATAAAAATGCCCTTTTGAAGCGGCAGATTATTGGTCTTTACATCACCGGCGGGGACTTCAGCATTACTGATTTAAGCAAGGAGCTTAACTTATCCGTCCCTACGACCACCAAACTTATTGGAGAGCTTATAAATGAGGGCTTTGTGCATGACTATGGCAAGCAAGGCCGCAGCGGCGGAAGGCGCCCAAATATTTACGGACTTAACCCGTACGCCGGCTATTTTGTCGGAGTTGACATTACTCAAGACTCTGTAAACCTGGGTATTATAAACTTCAAGGGGCAGATGGTATTTTATAAAGGTGCCGTTCATTTTAAAATTGATAACACTATTCAGTCTCTCGACAGACTTTGTACTGTTGTAAAGAACTTTATATCAGAGAGTAAGATTGTCAAGAAAAAAATACTTTCAATAGGTGTGAATCTGTCGGGACGCGTAAACTCAGAAACCGGCTACTGCTACAACTACTATTTTGAAGAGCGTCCGCTATCTGTTTTGCTGGAGGAGAGAATGGGATATCCCGTTCATCTAGAGAATGATACGCGTGCCATGACTTATGGCGAATATATGTGCGGAGTCGCAAGTAACGAGAAGACAATGCTTTTCATCAACGCCAGCTGGGGCCTTGGAGTCGGCATCATAATAGACGGCAAGCTATATTACGGAAAATCAGGCTTTTCCGGAGAGTTCGGACACTTCCCTATGTTAGACAATGACGTTCTTTGTCGCTGCGGAAAATCCGGCTGCCTGGAGACCGGCGCATCCGGCTCAGCGCTGCACAGACTATTTCTTGAAGCCTTAAAGCAAAAGAAAATATCCTTATTATCAGATAAATACGCCAAAGGAGAAGACATCTCACAAGAAGACATACTGCGCGCCCTGAGGCATGAGGATATACTCGCGATAGAAATCATGGAGCAAATTGGAAATACACTTGGCCGTGCGGTTGCAGGACTAATCAATTTGTTCAACCCTGAACTAATAGTCGTCGGCGGAACACTCTCAGTAGCAAAAGATTATCTAATGCTGCCGCTAAAAAGCGCCATCAACAAATACTCCCTGTCCCTGGTCAACAAAGACACCACAATCAAAACCAGCAAGCTCGGCGACAAAGCCGGCGTCACAGGCGCCTGTTTCCTGGTCCGCAGCAAAACCCTGGGGTTACTTTAA
- a CDS encoding transposase produces the protein MKGKREPRLQEGVMHVAFRGNAKFTVFYDDDDKIMMLRYLQRELDKFSSTLYEFCIMSNHCHLMLQTDCLTKMMTVFLREYSRWHNRKYNLSEKLFGTPFLSTVQFSENHMISKCAYILNNPVEAGICAKPQDYFWSSAKMHFGKCDESPDSLPAPQRLSDIITVDTTICDRRYEDFDDFMRYVVTSQKDAPKEKSEDIFSSKRIDDKELLSNAICYISKQYSKQNLNMLKPAEADDLIKYLRTTTTGSIRQIASLLHDSQERIKRILK, from the coding sequence ATGAAGGGGAAAAGAGAGCCGCGACTTCAAGAGGGAGTGATGCATGTCGCATTTCGAGGGAATGCAAAGTTTACAGTTTTTTACGATGATGATGATAAGATAATGATGCTTAGATATTTGCAACGTGAACTTGATAAATTTAGCTCAACGCTTTATGAGTTTTGCATCATGTCAAACCATTGCCATCTTATGTTGCAAACAGACTGTCTCACTAAGATGATGACGGTATTTTTGCGTGAGTACAGCCGATGGCATAATCGCAAGTACAATTTATCGGAAAAGCTATTTGGAACTCCTTTTTTAAGTACAGTACAATTCTCTGAAAATCATATGATTTCAAAATGTGCTTATATTCTAAACAATCCGGTGGAGGCCGGGATTTGCGCAAAACCACAGGATTATTTTTGGAGTTCAGCTAAGATGCACTTTGGAAAATGTGATGAGTCTCCCGACAGTTTGCCTGCCCCTCAAAGGCTGTCCGATATAATTACCGTTGACACAACAATTTGCGACAGGCGCTATGAGGATTTTGATGATTTTATGAGATACGTTGTTACATCACAAAAAGATGCGCCAAAGGAAAAATCAGAAGACATATTTTCATCCAAGCGTATTGACGACAAAGAGCTACTGTCAAATGCAATATGCTACATATCAAAACAATACTCAAAGCAAAACCTAAACATGCTAAAACCGGCAGAAGCAGACGACCTAATAAAATACCTAAGAACCACCACAACTGGCTCAATTCGGCAAATAGCTAGTCTGCTCCATGACAGCCAAGAAAGAATAAAAAGGATACTAAAATGA
- a CDS encoding MBOAT family protein, with protein sequence MIDISKLKDVLTYNAQAPMIFSSGLFLWLFAAFIIIYYLLRKQQTGRLLFVVLFSYYFYYKSSGLYFWLLALVTTSDFCIGYAMEQIEQKFKFATGSIKAGKKLSDKHIHTCKTLLVTLSICINLGLLTYFKYTNFFGEIFSNLIGGNFQPKDIFLPVGISFFTFQSLSYTIDIYRGEIKPLHNLLDYAFYVSFFPQLVAGPIVRAKDFIPQIRKNLVVTDKMIGVALFLIAGGLFKKAVISDYISINFVDRVFDSPTLFSGLENLLATYGYALQIYCDFSGYSDMAIGIALLLGFHFNINFNNPYKSVSVTDFWHRWHISLSTWMRDYVYISLGGNRKGKIRQYFNLLATMFLCGLWHGASWNFILWGSMHGVALAANKVWRSITGHDKNVDKGHDRKVKPVNRFRRFINIFLTFNFVCFCWIFFRAHDLSTASDVLSQIFTSFHASILPQLIVGYWKVLALIVLGYALHYVPDRITNKLQERFTATPLWFKALVMIIIIYIVIQTKSSQIQPFIYFQF encoded by the coding sequence ATGATAGATATATCAAAGTTGAAAGATGTGCTGACGTACAACGCACAGGCTCCGATGATTTTTAGCAGCGGGCTATTCCTGTGGCTGTTTGCGGCTTTCATCATTATATATTATTTGCTGCGCAAGCAACAGACTGGCCGTCTGCTGTTTGTGGTGTTGTTCTCTTACTATTTCTATTACAAATCCAGCGGCCTTTATTTCTGGCTTCTTGCATTAGTCACAACTTCAGACTTTTGCATCGGCTATGCAATGGAACAAATTGAGCAGAAGTTTAAGTTCGCGACAGGTAGTATTAAGGCTGGCAAAAAGTTGTCAGACAAACACATACATACTTGTAAGACGCTTTTGGTCACGCTCAGCATCTGCATAAATTTGGGATTGCTTACATATTTTAAGTACACAAACTTTTTTGGAGAGATTTTTTCTAATCTGATTGGCGGCAATTTTCAGCCAAAAGACATATTCCTACCTGTCGGGATTTCATTCTTTACATTCCAGTCATTGAGCTATACCATAGATATTTACAGAGGCGAGATTAAGCCGCTGCACAACCTTTTGGACTATGCATTTTATGTCTCATTCTTCCCGCAACTAGTTGCAGGACCTATCGTGAGGGCGAAGGATTTTATCCCGCAAATACGTAAAAATCTGGTTGTTACTGATAAAATGATTGGTGTTGCATTGTTTCTGATTGCTGGCGGACTTTTCAAAAAAGCTGTCATTTCAGACTACATAAGCATCAACTTTGTGGACCGCGTATTTGACTCACCTACACTGTTTTCCGGCCTTGAAAACTTGCTTGCAACATACGGCTACGCGCTGCAAATTTACTGCGATTTTTCAGGTTATTCAGACATGGCGATTGGTATTGCCCTGTTGCTTGGATTCCATTTCAACATAAACTTCAATAATCCTTATAAATCTGTGTCTGTCACCGACTTCTGGCATCGCTGGCACATCTCTTTGTCAACCTGGATGCGAGATTACGTTTACATTTCTCTTGGCGGCAACAGAAAAGGAAAAATAAGGCAATACTTTAACCTTCTGGCAACCATGTTCTTATGCGGCTTATGGCACGGCGCATCTTGGAATTTTATTTTGTGGGGCAGCATGCACGGGGTAGCGCTTGCAGCAAATAAAGTGTGGAGAAGTATTACAGGTCACGATAAAAATGTTGATAAAGGTCACGACAGAAAGGTGAAACCGGTAAACCGCTTCAGACGGTTCATCAATATCTTCCTGACATTCAACTTTGTATGCTTCTGCTGGATTTTCTTCCGCGCGCATGACCTTAGCACTGCCAGCGATGTTTTGAGTCAAATCTTTACTTCATTCCACGCCTCAATCCTGCCGCAGCTCATCGTTGGCTACTGGAAAGTCCTGGCACTGATAGTATTAGGTTATGCATTACATTACGTGCCGGACCGCATCACCAACAAACTTCAGGAGCGTTTCACCGCCACACCTCTATGGTTCAAAGCCCTTGTAATGATAATCATCATCTACATAGTAATCCAAACCAAGAGCAGCCAGATCCAGCCGTTCATTTACTTCCAATTTTAA
- a CDS encoding SGNH/GDSL hydrolase family protein gives MKRILFATVSLIACAVVVYISASAQSKISSTEQSKFSADQQKNDDVKIAVPIANIPGSFRGMGENVLHDPGKTLAPIMNKLRGIRKNYLKNNMLEKDFEAPQSNDTLHIIHIGDSHVRGHVYPHALRDLLSESFGSIAYKDFGINGATCNSYLNSRTMQQVCTYTLEQEDNPLISQSDDNQILHRGLIAKHHKPDLIIVSFGTNESYGRYYNSDEHYKQIDDLVKALNEAFPGTPLLLTTPAGCYKAHRSSYKVRVPISSRHSKHGRKSRRYKTVTRTSTTYSENPFNAPCAATIVKYAKDNNLAYWDLYTISGGRENACRNWTSARLMRADHVHFLPEGYTLQGQLLYCALIKEYNK, from the coding sequence ATGAAAAGAATTTTATTCGCGACAGTCTCCCTAATTGCTTGTGCGGTTGTAGTTTATATCTCTGCAAGTGCGCAATCAAAAATATCATCCACTGAGCAATCCAAGTTTTCTGCCGACCAGCAAAAAAATGATGATGTAAAGATTGCAGTCCCAATTGCCAATATACCAGGTAGTTTCAGGGGAATGGGAGAAAATGTTCTGCATGACCCCGGCAAAACTCTTGCGCCAATAATGAACAAATTGCGCGGCATCAGGAAAAATTATCTTAAAAATAATATGCTGGAGAAAGATTTTGAGGCACCGCAATCAAATGATACACTGCATATTATCCATATAGGAGATAGCCATGTACGCGGTCATGTCTATCCTCACGCACTTAGAGATTTGCTGTCAGAATCCTTTGGCTCAATAGCTTACAAAGATTTTGGAATTAACGGTGCAACTTGCAACTCTTATCTTAATTCCCGCACGATGCAGCAAGTGTGTACGTATACACTTGAACAAGAGGATAATCCATTGATTTCACAATCCGATGATAATCAGATTCTTCATAGAGGTCTGATTGCAAAACACCATAAGCCGGATTTGATAATTGTTTCCTTTGGGACAAATGAAAGTTACGGCAGATATTACAATTCAGACGAGCATTACAAACAAATTGATGATTTGGTAAAGGCTCTGAATGAGGCATTTCCTGGAACTCCGCTGCTGCTTACAACTCCTGCAGGATGTTATAAGGCGCACCGCTCCAGCTACAAAGTTAGGGTGCCGATAAGCAGCAGGCACTCCAAACACGGCAGAAAAAGCCGCCGTTATAAGACAGTAACTCGCACAAGTACAACGTATTCGGAGAATCCGTTTAATGCTCCGTGCGCAGCAACAATAGTAAAATACGCAAAAGACAACAACCTGGCTTACTGGGACTTATACACAATCTCTGGCGGCCGTGAAAACGCATGCCGAAATTGGACATCTGCCCGCTTAATGCGCGCAGACCACGTCCACTTCCTGCCGGAAGGTTACACGCTCCAGGGTCAATTGCTGTATTGCGCGTTAATAAAAGAGTACAATAAATGA
- a CDS encoding esterase-like activity of phytase family protein, whose translation MKRSFLFLMAALVAAGCGKSSDANAQVHELEVVKALEQQSFPQTVTPGDYSGISMIDESHYAVVSDKSGGDGFFIFEIKIDKKSGTITSASNSSSSGTGVSFLSAGGSNRDAEGIVYFPAGASAVSKNASASSGSGTVFISGEADKAVYEYDMKGARTGRKLNIPTVFSGASSNYGFESLAYNAKTHLFWTTTESTIPSDGTQATAKNGVCNVLRFQSFDENLQPVAQYVYKMDAPSAAAAVEAENKAAAEKKANAAKNGGSDDSVGDLFSMITSVASQVLSQSSVAKGAAADMPYAMGVSELLALDDGSLIVLEREFYIPSGIIGARVVCKLYHVNPADCKPIAGSGSQFSAAIPSDAQILPKRLLYQFTTAIKSLNDFNIANYEGMCLGPVLNNGNQTIILISDSQSGYKGILQDWFKVLEIK comes from the coding sequence ATGAAGAGGTCTTTTTTGTTTTTGATGGCTGCGCTTGTTGCGGCGGGATGCGGCAAAAGTTCTGATGCGAACGCTCAGGTGCATGAATTGGAAGTTGTGAAAGCTCTTGAACAACAGAGTTTTCCGCAGACTGTCACTCCGGGGGACTACAGCGGAATTTCCATGATTGATGAGAGCCATTACGCGGTTGTGAGCGATAAAAGCGGGGGCGACGGCTTCTTTATTTTTGAGATTAAGATTGATAAAAAGAGTGGTACAATTACCTCTGCTTCAAATAGTTCATCTAGCGGAACAGGAGTTTCTTTTTTATCTGCAGGTGGTTCTAATCGTGATGCGGAAGGAATTGTATATTTTCCTGCTGGTGCAAGTGCTGTTTCTAAAAATGCCTCTGCGTCAAGCGGTAGCGGTACCGTGTTTATTTCCGGAGAGGCGGATAAAGCTGTGTATGAGTATGATATGAAGGGTGCAAGGACGGGGAGAAAGTTGAATATCCCGACAGTTTTTTCTGGTGCGTCCTCTAATTACGGTTTTGAAAGTCTTGCGTATAATGCTAAGACTCACTTGTTTTGGACGACTACCGAGAGCACTATTCCATCTGATGGCACTCAAGCTACTGCTAAAAATGGAGTGTGCAATGTGCTGAGATTCCAGTCCTTTGATGAAAATTTGCAGCCAGTTGCGCAATATGTATACAAGATGGATGCTCCTTCTGCTGCGGCTGCGGTAGAGGCTGAGAATAAGGCTGCTGCAGAGAAAAAAGCGAATGCCGCAAAGAACGGCGGTTCCGATGACAGCGTAGGGGATTTGTTCTCAATGATAACATCTGTCGCGAGTCAGGTACTTTCTCAATCTTCTGTCGCTAAAGGCGCTGCTGCCGATATGCCTTATGCAATGGGTGTCAGCGAGTTACTTGCGCTTGACGATGGTTCTTTGATTGTGCTTGAAAGGGAGTTTTACATCCCGTCAGGCATAATAGGGGCGCGCGTTGTTTGCAAGCTCTATCATGTGAATCCGGCTGATTGCAAGCCGATTGCAGGTTCCGGTTCACAGTTTAGCGCTGCTATCCCTTCCGATGCCCAAATCCTGCCAAAGCGTCTCCTTTACCAGTTCACAACCGCCATCAAATCCCTGAACGACTTCAACATAGCCAACTATGAAGGCATGTGCCTGGGCCCCGTCCTAAACAACGGCAACCAGACCATCATCCTCATCAGCGACTCCCAAAGCGGCTACAAAGGCATCCTGCAAGACTGGTTCAAGGTTCTTGAAATAAAATAA